Proteins from one Triplophysa dalaica isolate WHDGS20190420 chromosome 6, ASM1584641v1, whole genome shotgun sequence genomic window:
- the ccdc85al gene encoding coiled-coil domain containing 85A, like: MEKAQPQQAQPQLSAPKASESPAEDISSLTDEELLQLSKEELVQGLRRSEADKMSVILDHSNLIREVNRSLQLHLNEIRGLKDVNQKLQDDNRELRDLCCFLDDDRQKGKRVSREWQRLGHFSASVMRKEVALYLQKLAELERKQEEVIQENLELRELCVLIDEEKGVSGGGHGETGSVGCRNSIDSQSGLLVPGLMRDVGDGSSTSSAGSADSSDHPHHKPHPPGNSSPDLQKSRLGKGGGDRGEISSPEPPVRHRSTSLEYPFVLPQPCRPRCGSISVPDHRLIRGLSPEKYSRSLGHRSPETHPKHHLASGQVMNPELYIQRHRGSLGSGPGSPESRQLLLGTSELHRDKSKLGGSPEMLRHQYNMGPEHRKFGSPGREASPRRLAGDELSPHHRSIYNGVNALISAGCCSNNCRNVKIWDSFDGSS; encoded by the exons ATGGAGAAAGCACAACCTCAACAAGCACAGCCTCAGCTGTCTGCACCAAAGGCTTCGGAAAGTCCCGCAGAAGACATTTCCAGCCTCACCGACGAGGAGCTCCTTCAATTGAGCAAAGAGGAGCTGGTGCAGGGACTCCGGAGGTCTGAAGCCGATAAAATGAGCGTTATTCTGGACCACAGCAATCTGATTCGGGAGGTGAACCGCAGCCTCCAGCTGCATCTGAACGAGATCCGGGGGCTGAAG GATGTAAATCAGAAGTTGCAAGATGACAATCGGGAACTGCGAGACCTCTGCTGCTTCTTGGACGATGACCGGCAGAAAGGCAAGCGAGTGTCGCGCGAGTGGCAGCGCCTGGGTCACTTTAGCGCCAGCGTCATGCGTAAGGAGGTGGCGCTGTACCTTCAGAAGCTGGCAGAGCTGGAGCGCAAACAGGAGGAGGTGATTCAGGAGAACCTAGAGCTCAGGGAACTTTGTGTGCTGATAGATGAGGAGAAGGGAGTAAGCGGAGGAGGCCATGGCGAAACGGGTTCCGTTGGATGTCGCAATTCCATCGACAGCCAGAGTGGGCTCCTGGTGCCCGGCTTGATGCGGGACGTTGGGGACGGAAGCAGCACGTCTAGTGCAGGAAGCGCCGACAGCTCGGATCATCCACACCATAAGCCACATCCTCCTGGGAACAGTAGCCCGGATCTCCAAAAGTCACGTCTCGGGAAGGGCGGAGGAGATCGCGGGGAGATCTCCAGCCCTGAGCCACCTGTCCGACACAGAAGCACCAGCTTGGAGTATCCCTTCGTTCTGCCTCAACCCTGCCGGCCTCGCTGTGGCTCCATATCTGTGCCTGACCACCGGCTGATTAGAGGTCTCAGTCCGGAAAAGTACAGCCGGTCACTGGGCCACAGGAGCCCGGAGACTCATCCGAAGCACCATTTGGCTTCAGGACAGGTCATGAATCCAGAGCTCTACATTCAGAGGCACAGGGGCAGTTTAGGGAGCGGACCTGGAAGCCCTGAGTCTAGACAGCTGCTCCTGGGAACATCAGAGCTTCATCGTGACAAAAGCAAGCTGGGAGGTAGTCCTGAGATGCTGAGGCACCAGTACAACATGGGACCTGAACACCGGAAGTTTGGCAGCCCTGGTAGAGAAGCGTCGCCAAGGAGACTGGCCGGAGATGAGCTGTCTCCACACCATCGGAGCATTTACAATGGAGTGAATG CTTTGATATCAGCTGGATGTTGCAGCAACAACTGCAGGAATGTGAAGATCTGGGACAG